One window of Diabrotica undecimpunctata isolate CICGRU chromosome 8, icDiaUnde3, whole genome shotgun sequence genomic DNA carries:
- the LOC140447205 gene encoding perlucin-like — protein MYRWCVSLLLFIFPVVFGATNGNCGCCESNTRDVIPSPIISYRVLTTPVSYKDAIAACQAIGMSLVSIQSKEKSEAVKTAIQASHLASDYWTSGHKIGNNWFWLQGDPFGFTNWSAGEPNNAKGNENCLTIFAGGSLWNDESCDVKFYPVCEKVVSYHNEGSSCCCRAPVVNVFIGRAH, from the exons CTACCAATGGAAATTGTGGATGTTGCGAAAGTAATACAAGAGATGTAATACCCTCTCCAATCATATCCTATCGAGTATTGACTACTCCG GTTAGTTACAAAGATGCTATTGCTGCATGCCAGGCAATTGGAATGTCGTTAGTTAGCATCCAGTCAAAAGAAAAAAGCGAGGCTGTCAAAACTGCAATTCAAGCCAGCC atttagcAAGTGACTACTGGACATCCGGTCATAAAATTGGAAACAATTGGTTCTGGCTACAAGGAGATCCATTCGGATTTACTAATTGGAGCGCTGGAGAACCAAACAATGCAAAGGGTAATGAAAATTGTCTTACAATCTTTGCAGGTGGCTCCTTATGGAACGACGAATCTTGCGATGTCAAATTTTATCCGGTGTGTGAGAAAGTAGTTTCTTATCATAATGAAGGATCATCATGTTGTTGCAGAGCGCCAGTTGTGAATGTTTTTATTGGTAGAGCTCATTAA